A single window of Cytobacillus dafuensis DNA harbors:
- the infB gene encoding translation initiation factor IF-2 encodes MSKIRVYEYAKKHNVSSKDVIIKLKDMNIEVSNHMTTIEPSAIQKLDSLYGKKDEKQPQKQNNQPAQNQQNSKQAQMKPKAHSSSDNEDSVIANKKMNKPTLKPGEGKKQNQESQQKENKAFNKNKNKNNNNNNNNKNKNNNKGRVQQTQAAQAPKKVKELPEKITFSESLTVAELAKKLYREPSEIIKKLFMLGVMATINQELDKDAIELIATDYGVEVEEEVHIDVTDLEVYFTEDNNAELVERPAVVTIMGHVDHGKTTTLDSIRNTKVTAGEAGGITQHIGAYQVDVNGKKITFLDTPGHAAFTTMRARGAQVTDITILVVAADDGVMPQTVEAINHAKAAEVPIIVAVNKMDKEAANPDRVMQELTEYGLVPEAWGGDTIFVPIAALKGEGIDNLLEMILLVSEVEEYKANSNRNAVGTVIEAQLDKGRGSVATLLVQNGTLKVGDPIVVGNTYGRVRAMVNDLGRRVKVAGPSTPVEITGLNDVPQAGDRFAVLSDEKTARQIGEARAKQALQAQRSEKTRVSLDNLFEHMKQGEMKDLNIVVKADVQGSAEALTTALQKIDVEGVNVRILHTGAGAINESDITLASAFNAIVIGFNVRPDNNAKRAAEAEGVEIRLHRIIYKVIEEIELAMKGMLDPEFEEKIIGQAEVRQTFKVSKVGTIAGSYVTDGKITRDSGIRLIRDGIVIFEGEIDALKRFKDDAKEVSQGYECGVTIKNFNDVKEGDVIEAYIMQEIERK; translated from the coding sequence ATGAGTAAAATACGCGTTTACGAATATGCAAAGAAACATAATGTATCAAGTAAAGACGTTATTATAAAATTAAAAGACATGAATATAGAGGTTTCCAATCACATGACAACAATAGAACCATCGGCCATACAAAAATTAGACAGTCTTTATGGGAAGAAAGATGAAAAGCAGCCTCAAAAGCAAAATAATCAGCCTGCTCAGAACCAACAAAATTCGAAACAAGCTCAAATGAAACCAAAAGCCCATTCATCTTCTGATAATGAGGATTCTGTCATTGCTAATAAAAAAATGAATAAACCTACTCTCAAACCAGGTGAAGGTAAAAAACAAAATCAAGAAAGCCAACAGAAAGAAAACAAGGCTTTTAACAAAAATAAAAATAAAAATAATAACAATAATAATAACAATAAGAACAAAAATAATAATAAAGGGAGAGTCCAGCAAACTCAAGCTGCACAAGCTCCTAAAAAAGTAAAAGAACTGCCAGAAAAAATTACTTTCAGCGAATCTTTAACAGTTGCTGAGCTTGCAAAGAAGCTTTACCGTGAACCTTCAGAGATTATTAAAAAGCTATTTATGCTTGGAGTCATGGCAACGATTAATCAGGAACTTGATAAAGATGCAATTGAATTAATTGCTACTGATTATGGTGTTGAAGTTGAAGAAGAAGTTCATATCGATGTAACTGATTTAGAAGTATATTTCACTGAAGACAATAATGCGGAATTAGTGGAACGCCCTGCTGTAGTTACGATAATGGGTCACGTTGACCATGGAAAAACAACAACATTGGATTCTATCCGCAATACAAAGGTAACAGCTGGAGAAGCAGGCGGAATTACACAGCACATCGGCGCTTATCAAGTAGATGTAAATGGTAAGAAAATCACATTTTTAGATACTCCAGGACATGCTGCGTTTACAACAATGCGTGCGCGTGGTGCACAAGTTACAGATATTACAATCTTGGTAGTTGCAGCTGATGACGGTGTAATGCCGCAAACAGTAGAGGCGATTAATCATGCAAAAGCAGCAGAAGTACCAATCATTGTCGCTGTTAATAAAATGGATAAAGAAGCTGCAAATCCTGACCGTGTTATGCAAGAATTAACTGAATACGGTTTAGTCCCAGAGGCTTGGGGCGGGGATACAATATTTGTTCCAATTGCTGCACTAAAGGGAGAGGGCATTGACAATCTACTTGAAATGATCCTTCTAGTTAGTGAAGTAGAGGAATATAAAGCAAACTCTAATCGAAATGCTGTAGGTACGGTAATCGAAGCACAGTTAGATAAGGGCCGTGGTTCGGTAGCTACATTACTTGTTCAAAACGGTACATTAAAAGTAGGCGACCCAATTGTTGTTGGGAACACTTATGGACGTGTACGTGCAATGGTTAATGATCTCGGCCGCCGAGTTAAAGTAGCTGGGCCATCAACTCCAGTCGAAATTACTGGATTAAATGATGTTCCTCAAGCGGGTGATCGTTTTGCTGTATTGTCTGATGAGAAAACAGCTCGTCAAATTGGAGAGGCTCGTGCCAAACAAGCATTGCAAGCACAACGCAGTGAAAAAACTCGTGTAAGCTTAGATAACTTGTTTGAACACATGAAACAAGGTGAAATGAAAGACCTAAATATTGTTGTGAAGGCAGATGTTCAAGGATCTGCAGAAGCACTAACAACAGCATTGCAAAAAATTGATGTTGAAGGTGTAAATGTACGAATTCTTCATACTGGAGCTGGAGCAATTAATGAATCCGATATAACGCTTGCATCTGCATTTAATGCAATTGTCATTGGATTTAATGTACGCCCAGATAATAATGCTAAGCGAGCGGCAGAAGCGGAAGGCGTTGAAATTCGTCTTCATAGAATCATTTATAAAGTTATTGAAGAAATAGAATTAGCGATGAAAGGAATGCTTGATCCAGAATTTGAAGAAAAAATTATTGGTCAGGCAGAGGTTCGTCAAACATTTAAAGTATCTAAAGTTGGAACAATTGCTGGTTCATATGTGACGGATGGAAAAATCACACGTGATAGTGGAATCCGTCTAATCCGTGATGGAATTGTAATCTTTGAAGGAGAAATTGATGCATTGAAACGCTTCAAAGATGATGCAAAAGAAGTGAGTCAAGGATATGAATGTGGTGTCACAATTAAAAACTTCAATGACGTTAAAGAAGGAGACGTTATTGAAGCATATATTATGCAAGAAATTGAACGCAAATGA
- a CDS encoding DUF503 domain-containing protein, which translates to MIIGLAACECIIYDTNSLKEKRAVLQRILSRLKQRYNVSVAEVDFQDLWQRTKIAIIAVSASKVSTEHELQNALKLIDSFPEIERTITDIEWL; encoded by the coding sequence ATGATTATTGGCTTAGCAGCTTGTGAATGTATTATTTATGACACAAATTCTTTAAAAGAAAAACGTGCTGTTTTGCAACGAATATTGTCTCGTTTGAAACAAAGATATAATGTATCTGTCGCTGAGGTGGATTTTCAAGATTTATGGCAGCGTACGAAGATAGCCATTATTGCTGTATCTGCCTCCAAAGTTTCAACAGAACATGAATTACAAAATGCCCTAAAATTAATTGATTCGTTTCCAGAAATAGAACGAACTATTACTGATATTGAGTGGCTTTAA
- the rbfA gene encoding 30S ribosome-binding factor RbfA, whose product MSLRANKVGEQMKKELGEIIGRKIKDPRVGFVTVTDVQVTGDLQQATVYISVLGNEEQRENTLKGLAKAKGFIRSEIGQRIRLRKTPEIFFEFDESIDYGNRIESLLHQIQDDERTKDKED is encoded by the coding sequence ATGAGCCTACGAGCAAATAAAGTTGGGGAACAAATGAAGAAGGAACTTGGAGAAATTATCGGACGAAAAATTAAGGATCCACGTGTTGGATTTGTAACGGTAACGGATGTTCAAGTAACAGGTGATCTCCAGCAGGCAACAGTTTATATATCAGTTCTTGGCAATGAAGAACAAAGAGAAAATACGCTTAAAGGCCTTGCAAAAGCAAAGGGATTTATTCGTTCGGAGATTGGTCAGCGTATACGGTTACGGAAAACGCCAGAAATCTTCTTTGAATTTGATGAATCTATTGATTATGGCAATCGTATAGAATCTTTACTGCATCAAATCCAAGATGATGAACGAACGAAAGATAAAGAAGATTAA
- the truB gene encoding tRNA pseudouridine(55) synthase TruB: MEGILPLYKPKGMTSHDCVFKLRKILKMKKIGHTGTLDPDVTGVLPICLGRATKIAEYITDAGKAYEGEVTIGYSTSTEDFSGEIIDKKEVKQPISREKILAVLAKLTGEISQTPPMYSAVKVNGKRLYEYARQGITVERPTRNVTIYSIELLDDRDIFAGETIQFRFRVACSKGTYIRTLAVMIGEELGYPAHMSNLERIQSAAFTLQDCLTFEEIENRTGQGTISESIHPLETALSHLPKYTINDTLAKKVKNGAVLQIPDFLIKVKGPIVLETDSGLALAIYEHHQQKPGLMKPVKVLRND; this comes from the coding sequence TTGGAAGGAATATTACCCCTTTATAAACCCAAGGGAATGACTTCACATGATTGTGTTTTTAAACTTCGGAAAATCTTAAAGATGAAGAAAATTGGTCACACAGGAACCTTAGATCCTGATGTCACAGGTGTATTGCCAATTTGTTTGGGAAGAGCGACAAAAATAGCGGAATACATTACAGATGCAGGAAAAGCTTATGAAGGCGAAGTAACCATTGGTTATTCTACGTCTACAGAAGATTTTTCTGGTGAAATCATTGATAAAAAGGAAGTAAAACAGCCTATCTCAAGGGAAAAAATCTTAGCTGTATTGGCCAAGCTAACAGGTGAAATCTCACAAACTCCACCAATGTATTCAGCTGTAAAAGTTAATGGGAAAAGACTTTATGAATACGCAAGACAAGGAATAACGGTTGAAAGGCCAACAAGAAATGTCACGATTTATTCCATTGAACTTTTAGATGACCGTGATATTTTTGCTGGAGAAACCATTCAATTTCGCTTTAGAGTTGCTTGCAGTAAAGGGACATATATTCGAACATTAGCAGTCATGATCGGTGAAGAGCTTGGTTACCCAGCCCATATGTCGAATCTTGAGAGAATTCAATCTGCTGCATTCACATTACAAGATTGTTTGACATTTGAAGAAATCGAAAATAGGACAGGTCAAGGAACAATTTCTGAATCTATTCACCCTCTTGAAACTGCGCTCTCTCATTTGCCGAAATATACAATAAATGATACATTAGCAAAGAAAGTGAAAAACGGAGCCGTTTTACAAATCCCAGATTTTTTAATAAAAGTTAAAGGTCCCATTGTTCTCGAAACAGATTCTGGCTTGGCACTTGCCATATATGAACATCACCAGCAGAAGCCTGGTTTAATGAAGCCAGTTAAGGTTTTACGAAATGACTAG
- the ribF gene encoding bifunctional riboflavin kinase/FAD synthetase translates to MEIIFINHPHQMKSNENPELAMALGYFDGVHLGHQKVILQAKAVAEEKGYKSAVMTFDPHPSVVLGKSERHVEYITPLKDKINIMSSLGIDYLYVVNFSREFANLLPQEFVDQYLIELNVQHVIAGFDYSYGRMGKGTMETLLFHSRNKFAYTVVPKLSSNDDEKVSSTLIRSLIHEGKMDKIPSILGRSYTTTGTVIHGDKRGRTIGFPTANIDLLGEYLIPPIGVYCVRLFVDGIWYEGVCNIGYKPTFNNELSQKPSIEVHIFNFDQDIYGQEVTVEWHLHLRKEQKFSGIKELIAQIEKDKKKALDYFDKNNV, encoded by the coding sequence ATGGAAATTATTTTTATTAACCATCCGCATCAAATGAAGAGTAATGAAAATCCAGAATTAGCAATGGCATTAGGGTATTTTGATGGTGTACATCTAGGACATCAAAAGGTGATCTTACAGGCAAAAGCAGTTGCAGAAGAAAAAGGGTATAAAAGTGCTGTTATGACTTTTGATCCTCATCCATCCGTTGTTTTAGGGAAAAGTGAAAGGCATGTTGAGTACATAACTCCTTTAAAAGATAAAATCAATATTATGTCGAGTTTAGGTATTGATTATTTATATGTAGTAAATTTCTCCCGGGAGTTTGCGAATTTATTGCCGCAAGAATTTGTAGATCAATATTTAATTGAATTGAATGTTCAGCATGTTATTGCAGGATTTGACTATTCTTATGGCAGAATGGGAAAAGGGACGATGGAGACATTACTATTTCATTCCCGGAATAAATTCGCTTATACGGTTGTCCCTAAATTATCTTCTAATGATGATGAAAAGGTTAGCTCGACATTGATTCGATCTTTAATCCATGAGGGAAAGATGGACAAGATACCGTCAATACTTGGTAGATCCTATACGACTACAGGTACAGTTATTCATGGGGATAAACGGGGAAGGACAATCGGGTTTCCAACAGCTAATATTGATTTACTTGGTGAGTATTTAATTCCACCAATTGGCGTTTATTGTGTTCGCTTATTTGTAGATGGAATTTGGTATGAAGGTGTATGTAATATTGGCTATAAGCCTACCTTTAATAATGAATTATCTCAAAAACCATCAATTGAAGTGCATATTTTTAATTTTGATCAAGATATATACGGGCAGGAAGTTACAGTAGAGTGGCATTTGCATTTAAGAAAAGAACAGAAATTTTCTGGAATAAAAGAACTTATTGCTCAAATAGAAAAAGATAAAAAGAAAGCTCTTGACTACTTTGATAAAAATAATGTTTAG
- the rpsO gene encoding 30S ribosomal protein S15 encodes MAITKERKNELINEYKTHENDTGSPEVQIAVLTEEINKLNDHLRTHKKDHHSRRGLLKMVGKRRNLLTYLRNKDVQRYRVLINKLGLRR; translated from the coding sequence ATGGCAATCACTAAAGAACGTAAAAATGAACTAATCAATGAGTATAAAACTCATGAGAATGATACTGGTTCTCCAGAGGTTCAAATCGCTGTCCTTACAGAAGAAATTAACAAATTGAACGATCATTTACGTACTCATAAGAAAGATCACCACTCACGTCGCGGTCTTTTGAAAATGGTAGGTAAACGTCGTAACCTGTTAACTTACCTACGTAACAAAGATGTACAACGTTACCGTGTGTTAATTAATAAGTTAGGTTTACGTCGATAA
- the pnp gene encoding polyribonucleotide nucleotidyltransferase, translating into MGQDKHIYSIDWAGRKLSVEIGQLAKQANGAVLVRYNDTAVLSTATASKEPKNLDFFPLTVNYEERLYAVGKIPGGFIKREGRPSEKAILASRLIDRPIRPLFADGFRNEVQVVSMVMSVDQDCSSEMAAMFGSSLALCLSDIPFGGPIAGVSVGRVDGEFIINPTVDQAENSDIHLVVAGTKDAINMVEAGAHEVPEEVMLEAIMFGHEEIKRLIAFQEEIVAEIGKEKLEIVLYELDQDLEAKVRTLCETEMITAIQVQEKHAREAAIKTVKNDVIAKFEELEASDDDLKQVRQILDKIVKGEVRRLITEEKVRPDGRGLDVIRPLSSEVGLLARTHGSGLFTRGQTQALSVCTLGALGDVQILDGLGIEEEKRFMHHYNFPNFSVGETGPMRGPGRREIGHGALGERALEPVIPSEKDFPYTVRLVSEVLESNGSTSQASICASTLAMMDAGVPIKAPVAGIAMGLIKSGEHYSILTDIQGMEDHLGDMDFKVAGTSKGVTALQMDIKIEGLSREILEEALQQAKKGRMQILDSMLSTLAKPRVELSKYAPKILTMKINPDKIRDVIGPSGKQINKIIEETGVKIDIEQDGTVFISSTNEEMNQKAKKIIEDIVREVEVGQMYLGKVKRIEKFGAFVEIFNGKDGLVHISELAEERVGKVEDVVSIGDELLVKVTEIDKQGRVNLSRKVVLREQREQKEKAGQ; encoded by the coding sequence ATGGGACAAGATAAACATATTTATTCTATAGATTGGGCTGGACGCAAGTTATCCGTTGAAATTGGACAATTGGCAAAACAAGCAAACGGAGCTGTTTTAGTTCGTTATAATGATACAGCAGTATTAAGTACAGCAACAGCATCTAAAGAACCGAAAAATTTAGATTTCTTTCCATTAACAGTAAATTATGAAGAAAGATTGTATGCAGTTGGTAAAATTCCAGGCGGTTTTATTAAGAGAGAAGGCCGTCCTAGTGAAAAAGCAATTTTAGCTAGCCGTTTAATTGATAGACCTATTCGTCCATTATTTGCTGATGGTTTTCGTAATGAAGTACAAGTCGTTAGTATGGTCATGAGTGTTGATCAAGATTGTTCATCAGAAATGGCTGCGATGTTTGGATCATCTTTAGCACTATGTCTATCAGATATTCCTTTTGGCGGGCCAATTGCCGGTGTTAGTGTTGGCCGAGTAGACGGAGAATTTATTATAAATCCAACAGTTGATCAAGCAGAAAATAGTGATATCCATTTAGTTGTAGCGGGTACGAAAGATGCCATTAACATGGTTGAAGCGGGTGCTCATGAGGTACCTGAAGAAGTAATGCTTGAAGCAATTATGTTCGGTCATGAGGAAATAAAGCGTTTAATCGCTTTCCAAGAAGAAATTGTAGCTGAAATTGGTAAAGAAAAACTTGAAATCGTCCTATATGAACTAGATCAAGATTTAGAAGCTAAGGTTCGCACTCTTTGCGAAACAGAAATGATTACAGCTATTCAAGTTCAGGAAAAACATGCTCGTGAAGCTGCTATTAAAACAGTTAAAAATGATGTAATAGCTAAATTTGAAGAGCTGGAAGCAAGTGATGATGACCTGAAACAAGTGAGACAAATTCTTGATAAGATTGTGAAGGGTGAAGTGCGAAGATTAATCACAGAAGAAAAGGTACGCCCAGATGGACGTGGACTTGATGTAATTCGCCCACTTTCTTCAGAAGTTGGTCTTTTGGCACGAACTCATGGTTCAGGATTATTTACTCGCGGACAAACACAAGCTCTAAGCGTGTGTACATTAGGAGCGCTGGGTGATGTTCAGATTCTGGATGGATTAGGAATTGAAGAGGAAAAGCGGTTTATGCATCATTATAATTTTCCTAATTTCAGCGTCGGGGAAACTGGACCTATGAGAGGGCCTGGCCGCCGTGAAATTGGCCATGGTGCATTGGGGGAACGTGCATTAGAGCCAGTAATTCCATCTGAAAAGGATTTTCCTTATACAGTACGTCTAGTGTCTGAAGTATTAGAATCTAATGGTTCTACTTCTCAGGCAAGTATTTGTGCAAGTACTCTTGCCATGATGGATGCTGGTGTTCCGATTAAAGCTCCAGTAGCGGGTATTGCTATGGGTCTTATCAAATCTGGTGAGCATTATTCTATCTTAACTGATATTCAAGGTATGGAAGACCATTTGGGAGATATGGACTTTAAGGTTGCTGGTACGTCAAAAGGAGTAACAGCACTACAGATGGATATAAAAATCGAAGGTCTTTCTCGTGAAATATTAGAAGAAGCACTTCAGCAGGCTAAAAAAGGCCGCATGCAAATTCTAGATTCTATGCTAAGTACACTTGCCAAGCCAAGAGTTGAGCTTTCTAAATATGCTCCGAAAATTTTAACAATGAAAATTAATCCAGATAAGATTCGCGATGTCATTGGGCCAAGTGGAAAGCAAATTAACAAGATAATCGAAGAAACTGGTGTAAAAATTGATATCGAGCAAGATGGTACAGTGTTCATTTCTTCAACAAATGAGGAAATGAACCAAAAGGCTAAGAAGATTATTGAAGACATTGTTCGTGAGGTTGAAGTTGGACAAATGTATCTTGGAAAAGTAAAACGAATTGAAAAATTCGGTGCATTTGTAGAAATATTCAATGGCAAGGATGGACTTGTGCATATATCTGAGCTTGCCGAAGAACGTGTTGGTAAAGTTGAGGATGTAGTATCAATTGGTGATGAATTGCTTGTGAAAGTAACTGAAATTGATAAGCAAGGCCGTGTAAATTTATCTCGTAAAGTCGTTCTTCGTGAACAGCGTGAGCAAAAGGAAAAAGCCGGGCAGTAA
- a CDS encoding polysaccharide deacetylase family protein gives MKKITSFSIIFIFAIYLVNNPLTNQYVIGLKSDSIIVMKQKDVLFKEIESKSEDYYIPPQDAKIDRVWKAIPGLNGLKVDIEASYKKMKPNGVFSEEKLVFHQIQPKVNLSDLPPNPIYKGHPDKQMVSLLINVAWGNEYLTDMLATLKKHNVSASFFLEGRWAQNNPELARMIEAAGHEIGNHSFTHPNMEIISSSKTREEIQKTNEVIKAITEKPIKWFAPPSGSYRNETVQIAAEEKLGTVMWTVDTVDWKKPSPEQLLNRVMSKVDNGSMILMHPTDPTAKSLNQLILQLKQRGFQIGTVSELLSSERTIDYYHLGKGNNEETN, from the coding sequence GTGAAGAAAATAACGAGTTTCAGCATTATTTTTATATTTGCAATTTATCTTGTCAATAATCCGTTAACGAACCAATATGTTATAGGATTAAAGTCAGATTCTATTATTGTAATGAAGCAAAAAGATGTATTATTCAAAGAAATTGAAAGTAAATCAGAAGATTATTATATTCCACCCCAGGATGCAAAAATTGATCGTGTCTGGAAAGCGATTCCCGGACTAAATGGGTTAAAAGTAGATATAGAAGCTTCCTATAAAAAGATGAAGCCAAATGGAGTATTTAGTGAGGAAAAATTGGTTTTTCATCAAATACAACCAAAAGTCAATTTAAGCGATTTGCCGCCTAACCCGATATATAAAGGACATCCAGATAAACAAATGGTTAGTTTATTAATAAATGTGGCATGGGGAAATGAATATTTAACAGATATGTTAGCAACGCTGAAAAAACATAATGTTTCTGCTAGCTTCTTTTTAGAAGGAAGATGGGCTCAAAATAATCCCGAGTTAGCAAGAATGATTGAGGCTGCTGGACATGAAATCGGTAACCATTCCTTTACACACCCAAATATGGAGATAATATCTTCAAGCAAAACAAGAGAAGAAATACAAAAAACAAATGAAGTGATAAAGGCAATTACCGAAAAGCCAATTAAATGGTTTGCTCCCCCGAGTGGAAGTTATAGAAATGAAACCGTCCAAATTGCAGCTGAGGAAAAACTAGGAACAGTGATGTGGACAGTAGACACAGTAGATTGGAAAAAACCATCTCCTGAACAATTATTGAATCGTGTCATGAGCAAAGTTGACAATGGGTCCATGATATTAATGCACCCAACGGATCCAACAGCAAAATCATTAAATCAATTAATTTTGCAGCTTAAACAAAGAGGTTTTCAAATCGGTACCGTATCGGAACTTTTAAGCTCAGAAAGAACGATAGATTATTATCATTTAGGAAAAGGTAATAATGAAGAAACGAACTAA
- a CDS encoding M16 family metallopeptidase yields the protein MIKKYTCQNGVRVVLENIPTVRSVAIGVWIGTGSRDENLKNNGISHFLEHMFFKGTKTRTAREIAESFDSIGGQVNAFTSKEYTCYYAKVLDTHADFALEVLADMFFNSTFVEEELNKEKNVVYEEIKMYEDTPDDIVHDLLSKAVYENHPLGYPILGTEETLTTFNGDKLKEYVHDMYTPDKVVVSIAGNISDSFIREVDKYFGSYEGGKHDNVEQNPTFHSNRIVRKKETEQAHLCIGFEGLQVGHDDMYNLIILNNILGGSMSSRLFQDVREQRGLAYSVFSYHSAYKDTGMVTLYGGTGAKQLDLLFDTMQETLRILKKEGITAKELKNSKEQLKGSLMLSLESTNSRMSRNGKNELLLGRHRSLDEILEQIDAVTKQGVDEVANSIFTDNYSIALISPDGELPKNI from the coding sequence TTGATTAAGAAATATACATGCCAAAATGGAGTAAGAGTCGTATTAGAAAATATTCCAACCGTTCGTTCTGTTGCAATTGGTGTGTGGATTGGGACAGGATCTCGCGATGAAAATCTTAAGAATAATGGGATTTCACATTTTCTAGAACATATGTTTTTTAAAGGTACAAAAACAAGGACCGCTAGAGAAATTGCCGAATCATTCGACAGCATTGGTGGTCAAGTGAATGCTTTTACATCAAAGGAATATACTTGTTATTATGCAAAAGTTCTTGATACTCATGCAGATTTTGCACTTGAAGTATTAGCCGATATGTTTTTTAATTCTACCTTTGTGGAAGAAGAACTAAATAAAGAGAAAAATGTAGTCTATGAAGAAATAAAAATGTATGAGGACACTCCTGATGATATTGTGCATGATCTACTTAGTAAGGCGGTCTATGAAAATCATCCTCTTGGTTACCCTATTTTAGGTACTGAAGAAACATTAACTACATTTAATGGGGATAAACTAAAAGAATATGTTCATGATATGTATACGCCTGATAAAGTGGTCGTTTCAATTGCAGGAAATATTTCCGATTCCTTCATTCGTGAAGTTGATAAATATTTTGGTTCATATGAGGGTGGCAAACACGATAACGTCGAACAAAATCCTACATTCCACTCTAATCGCATTGTTCGAAAAAAAGAAACAGAGCAGGCTCATTTATGCATTGGTTTCGAGGGTCTTCAAGTTGGACATGATGATATGTATAACCTAATTATTTTGAATAATATTCTGGGCGGCAGTATGAGCAGTCGTTTATTTCAAGATGTCAGAGAGCAAAGAGGTCTTGCCTATTCAGTTTTTTCTTACCACTCAGCTTACAAAGATACTGGGATGGTGACTCTTTATGGTGGAACAGGAGCAAAGCAATTAGATCTTTTATTTGACACAATGCAGGAGACACTAAGAATTTTGAAAAAAGAAGGCATTACAGCAAAGGAATTAAAAAATAGTAAAGAGCAGCTAAAAGGAAGTCTTATGCTAAGTTTGGAAAGTACTAATAGCAGAATGAGCAGAAACGGGAAAAATGAGCTCCTGCTTGGAAGACATCGATCTTTAGATGAAATTCTTGAACAAATTGATGCAGTTACGAAACAAGGTGTGGATGAAGTGGCTAATTCAATATTTACAGATAACTATTCAATTGCCCTTATTAGTCCTGATGGAGAATTACCGAAAAATATATAA
- a CDS encoding YlmC/YmxH family sporulation protein, protein MRLSELSGKEIVDVKKAERLGVLGQTDLEINEKSGQIQALVIPSLKWFGLKRQGEEIRVPWSHIKRIGSDMIILDMPEEE, encoded by the coding sequence ATGAGACTTAGTGAACTAAGCGGAAAAGAAATCGTTGATGTAAAGAAAGCAGAAAGATTAGGTGTTTTGGGTCAGACCGATCTTGAAATTAATGAAAAAAGTGGACAAATACAAGCATTAGTCATCCCATCTTTAAAATGGTTCGGACTCAAGAGACAGGGTGAAGAAATAAGAGTACCTTGGAGTCATATAAAAAGGATTGGATCTGATATGATTATTTTAGATATGCCGGAGGAGGAGTAA
- the dpaA gene encoding dipicolinic acid synthetase subunit A, which yields MLTDVQIAVIGGDARQLEIIRNLTELDAKLSLIGFEQLDHAFTGAVKEKIDEVEFSNKDVVILPVPGTSLDGQIETIFSNEKVILRKEMLLETPPHCTIYSGISNSYLDSITKQANRRLVNLFERDDVAIYNSIPTVEGTIMMAIQHTDITIHGSNITVLGLGRVGMSVARIFDALGAKVKVGARKSEHIARITEMALTPFHLNDLENEIKDADICINTIPHLVVTASVIARMPVHTLIIDLASKPGGTDFRYAEKRGIKALLAPGLPGIVAPKTAGKILAKVLSQLIQDDVKIRKGNNK from the coding sequence ATGCTTACAGACGTACAAATCGCTGTCATCGGCGGTGATGCTAGGCAGTTAGAAATCATTCGGAATTTAACCGAACTCGATGCCAAGCTTTCATTAATTGGCTTTGAACAATTAGACCATGCCTTTACAGGGGCTGTCAAAGAAAAAATAGATGAAGTGGAGTTTTCAAATAAAGATGTTGTTATATTACCAGTGCCAGGTACAAGTCTAGATGGTCAAATAGAAACGATATTTTCTAATGAAAAGGTCATATTGAGAAAAGAGATGCTATTGGAAACACCTCCACATTGTACAATTTACTCTGGAATTAGCAATTCATATCTAGACAGTATTACAAAACAAGCTAATAGACGACTCGTTAATCTATTTGAACGTGATGATGTTGCGATCTATAATTCAATACCAACAGTTGAAGGAACTATAATGATGGCTATTCAGCATACTGATATAACCATCCATGGATCAAACATTACAGTTCTTGGTCTTGGAAGAGTAGGAATGAGTGTGGCTAGAATCTTTGATGCACTTGGAGCAAAAGTAAAAGTAGGTGCAAGGAAATCAGAACATATAGCAAGAATCACTGAAATGGCGCTGACCCCTTTTCATTTGAATGATTTGGAAAATGAAATTAAAGACGCTGATATTTGCATTAATACAATTCCTCATTTGGTTGTTACGGCCTCTGTTATTGCAAGGATGCCCGTTCATACATTAATTATCGATCTTGCCTCTAAGCCTGGGGGAACAGATTTCAGATATGCAGAAAAAAGGGGAATCAAGGCTTTGCTTGCCCCTGGATTACCTGGAATTGTTGCTCCGAAAACAGCAGGAAAAATATTAGCGAAAGTTCTTTCTCAGCTAATTCAAGATGATGTGAAAATCCGAAAGGGGAATAATAAATGA